From the genome of Impatiens glandulifera chromosome 9, dImpGla2.1, whole genome shotgun sequence, one region includes:
- the LOC124914471 gene encoding uncharacterized protein LOC124914471 — protein MGLFAYTLAGGSLILIGGWESLVSDQPTTASPSSSVSTKKPPSSSSSSVTFVAVTVLSFLFVLNSLVSLIDAHNFKDSIGFVLQLEVIAIASLFLVYSIIGVLTHVNSSMLFPSSILNLLCLFGFIEEFMLFYLQRKDISGIENQYYDLLLVPIGVCVVSTMLELKTPKARYARLGRGIGLILQGTWLIQMGLSFFSSVIANGCSLHEKSRGNFTVKCKGHPEYHRGRAIATLQFNCHLAFLVVMVVGLYSFVSKKRVGGGFDGEYRQIGAEMQAIDGGGGGGGYSHQQFTLDSDDDDDKPGQDQGQDEIKEVRIKEKGEEVNGLDSH, from the coding sequence ATGGGATTATTCGCTTACACCCTAGCAGGAGGTAGCTTGATCCTTATCGGCGGATGGGAATCTCTGGTTTCAGATCAACCCACGACGGCATCGCCATCTTCATCTGTGTCAACGAAGAAACCgccgtcttcttcttcttcatcggtGACTTTTGTTGCAGTCACCGTTCTCTCATTCTTGTTCGTTTTAAACTCTCTAGTATCGTTAATCGATGCCCACAACTTCAAGGATTCGATCGGATTCGTCCTCCAGCTAGAGGTAATCGCCATTGCTTCACTGTTTCTTGTCTACTCGATTATTGGTGTCCTTACCCATGTAAATAGTTCGATGTTGTTCCCTTCATCAATCTTAAATCTGCTTTGTCTGTTCGGTTTCATTGAAGAATTCATGTTGTTTTACCTTCAAAGGAAAGACATAAGTGGAATCGAGAACCAGTATTACGATCTATTGCTCGTTCCTATTGGTGTATGTGTTGTGTCAACAATGCTTGAACTGAAAACACCAAAGGCTAGATATGCTAGGTTGGGGCGTGGGATTGGATTGATATTACAGGGGACATGGTTGATTCAAATGGGTTTGTCTTTCTTCTCGAGTGTAATTGCAAATGGGTGCTCTTTACATGAGAAGAGTAGAGGGAATTTTACTGTGAAATGCAAAGGGCATCCTGAATATCATAGAGGAAGAGCAATTGCCACGCTTCAGTTCAATTGTCATCTTGCTTTCCTTGTGGTTATGGTTGTTGGCTTGTACTCTTTTGTTTCTAAGAAGAGAGTAGGAGGAGGGTTTGATGGAGAATACAGGCAAATTGGTGCTGAAATGCAGGCCATCgacggtggtggtggtggtggtggctATAGTCATCAACAGTTCACTCTAGattctgatgatgatgatgacaaaCCAGGTCAAGATCAAGGTCAAGATGAGATCAAAGAAGTGAGGATTAAGGAGAAGGGTGAAGAAGTTAATGGTTTAGATTCCCATTGA